The following are from one region of the Streptomyces fradiae genome:
- a CDS encoding sensor histidine kinase, producing MPARRRTWSRPWSLRTRLVVSAVALIAVVCAVIGTVTTIAFRSYLYDQADTRLQEVANRAAGPPPSFAGPSPGGFDTPLGFVIGPGAPLGTVGARVVDGELTSADRSVPPEDGVYGPSYRSIRLDDAQSAALAAVPRDGDPHTVSLPGGLGDYRAQYATGKNGDFLIGIPLAELQDSLSTLVVVELSVTAAGLLAASLAGTVLVRVALTPLRRVAVTAAQVSRLPLHSGEVALDHRVPEAQADPRTEVGQVGAAINRMLDHVHSALDARQRSETRVRQFVADASHELRTPLASIRGYAELTRRGREECGPDTRHALGRIESEATRMTGLVEDLLLLARLDTGRPLSYESTDLSLLVLDAVSDARAAGPEHRWRLELPEGDGAVKTDADPARLHQVLVNLLANARTHTPPGTTVTARLYEQGAHAVIEVEDDGPGIPADLLPSVFERFARGDVSRARSTGSTGLGLAIVRAVTLAHGGEVTVDSAPGRTLFSVSIPDRR from the coding sequence GTGCCTGCCCGCCGTAGGACGTGGTCGCGGCCGTGGTCCCTCCGTACCCGGCTCGTGGTCTCCGCCGTCGCCCTGATCGCCGTCGTCTGCGCGGTGATCGGGACGGTGACGACGATCGCGTTCCGGTCCTATCTGTACGACCAGGCGGACACCCGTCTGCAGGAGGTCGCCAACCGGGCCGCCGGGCCGCCGCCGAGCTTCGCCGGGCCGTCCCCGGGCGGCTTCGACACGCCCCTCGGCTTCGTCATCGGGCCGGGTGCCCCGCTGGGGACCGTCGGCGCCCGGGTGGTGGACGGCGAGCTCACGTCGGCGGACCGCTCCGTGCCGCCGGAGGACGGGGTGTACGGGCCGAGCTATCGGTCGATCAGGCTCGACGACGCCCAGAGCGCCGCCCTCGCGGCCGTCCCCCGCGACGGCGACCCGCACACCGTGTCCCTGCCGGGCGGCCTCGGCGACTACCGGGCGCAGTACGCCACCGGCAAGAACGGCGACTTCCTCATCGGGATACCGCTCGCCGAGCTCCAGGACTCCCTCTCCACCCTGGTCGTCGTCGAGTTGAGCGTGACGGCCGCCGGCCTGCTCGCCGCCTCGCTCGCCGGGACGGTGCTCGTACGGGTGGCCCTGACGCCGCTTCGCCGGGTCGCCGTGACCGCCGCGCAGGTGTCCCGACTGCCCCTGCACAGCGGCGAGGTGGCGCTCGACCACCGGGTGCCGGAGGCGCAGGCCGATCCGCGTACGGAGGTGGGACAGGTCGGCGCGGCGATCAACCGGATGCTGGACCACGTCCATTCGGCGCTCGACGCGCGGCAGCGCAGCGAGACCCGGGTGCGGCAGTTCGTCGCGGACGCCAGCCATGAGCTGCGCACGCCGCTCGCCTCGATCCGGGGGTACGCGGAGCTGACCCGGCGCGGCCGGGAGGAGTGCGGGCCCGACACCCGGCACGCCCTCGGGCGGATCGAGTCCGAGGCGACCCGGATGACGGGCCTGGTGGAGGACCTGCTGCTGCTCGCGCGGCTCGACACCGGACGCCCGCTCTCGTACGAGAGCACCGATCTCTCCCTCCTCGTCCTGGACGCGGTCTCCGACGCCCGCGCGGCCGGGCCCGAGCACCGCTGGCGCCTCGAACTCCCCGAGGGCGACGGCGCGGTGAAGACGGACGCCGACCCGGCTCGTCTGCACCAGGTGCTCGTGAACCTCCTGGCCAACGCCCGTACCCACACCCCGCCCGGTACGACCGTGACGGCACGTCTGTACGAACAAGGCGCCCACGCGGTCATCGAGGTCGAGGACGACGGGCCGGGGATCCCCGCCGACCTCCTGCCGTCCGTCTTCGAGCGCTTCGCGCGCGGCGACGTCTCCCGGGCGCGCAGCACCGGCAGTACGGGCCTCGGCCTGGCCATCGTCCGGGCGGTCACCCTCGCCCACGGCGGCGAGGTGACCGTCGACAGCGCGCCCGGCCGCACCCTGTTCTCGGTGTCGATCCCCGACCGGCGTTGA
- a CDS encoding MFS transporter, whose protein sequence is MTATTAANDQAAPTGGHPQRWLILGVICLAQLTVLLDNTVLSVAIPSLTSELHASTSDIQWMINAYSLVQSGLLLTAGNAADRYGRKKMLAIGLALFGLGSLTAGLADSTGQLIAARAGMGIGGALLMTTTLAVVMQIFDDSERVKAIALWATVGSLGFAAGPLIGGAILNHFWWGMIFLINIPVAVIGLVAVLKLVPESKNPQGERPDMVGALLSTIGMTSVVYAIITGPEHGWISAQVLLPAVLGILVLGAFALWELRVPYPMLDMHFFRNQKFVGAVAGAILVMFGMGGSLFLLTQHLQFVLGYEPLEAGLRMAPLALTVVVLNISGVGPRIVMKLGTPLTVAVGMTLVAGGLTSIALLGGGTEGTYWGMLLGLVLMGIGLAVSNPAMANAIMSAIPPEKAGVGAGVNGTLAEFGNGLGVAVLGAVLNARFAALVTVTATSLPAALAAAGSDAERGQISDAFATGLQTSQVVGAIAVFAGGLLAAALLRRAERAEARPAAAPAAEPVEAARIPAAE, encoded by the coding sequence ATGACGGCGACGACCGCCGCGAACGACCAGGCCGCCCCCACCGGCGGCCACCCGCAGCGCTGGCTGATCCTCGGCGTCATCTGCCTCGCCCAGCTCACCGTGCTGCTCGACAACACCGTCCTCAGCGTCGCCATCCCGTCGCTGACCTCGGAGCTCCACGCCTCCACCAGCGACATCCAGTGGATGATCAACGCGTACTCGCTCGTGCAGTCCGGTCTGCTGCTCACCGCGGGCAACGCGGCCGACCGCTACGGGCGCAAGAAGATGCTCGCCATCGGTCTCGCGCTGTTCGGCCTGGGCTCGCTCACCGCCGGACTGGCCGACTCCACCGGGCAGTTGATCGCCGCCCGTGCGGGCATGGGCATCGGCGGCGCGCTGCTGATGACCACGACCCTCGCCGTCGTCATGCAGATCTTCGACGACTCGGAGCGGGTCAAGGCCATCGCGCTGTGGGCCACGGTCGGTTCGCTCGGCTTCGCGGCCGGGCCGCTGATCGGCGGCGCGATCCTCAACCACTTCTGGTGGGGAATGATCTTCCTGATCAACATCCCGGTGGCCGTGATCGGCCTGGTCGCCGTCCTCAAGCTGGTCCCCGAGTCGAAGAACCCGCAGGGCGAGCGCCCCGACATGGTGGGCGCCCTGCTGTCCACCATCGGCATGACCTCCGTCGTGTACGCGATCATCACCGGCCCGGAGCACGGCTGGATCTCCGCCCAGGTCCTGCTCCCGGCGGTGCTCGGCATCCTCGTCCTGGGCGCCTTCGCGCTGTGGGAGCTGCGCGTCCCGTACCCGATGCTCGACATGCACTTCTTCCGCAACCAGAAGTTCGTGGGCGCGGTGGCCGGCGCGATCCTGGTGATGTTCGGCATGGGCGGTTCGCTGTTCCTGCTGACCCAGCACCTGCAGTTCGTGCTCGGGTACGAGCCGCTGGAGGCGGGTCTGCGGATGGCGCCGCTCGCGCTGACCGTGGTCGTCCTCAACATCTCCGGTGTGGGCCCGCGGATCGTGATGAAGCTCGGCACGCCGCTCACCGTCGCGGTCGGCATGACGCTGGTGGCGGGCGGTCTCACCTCGATCGCGCTGCTCGGCGGAGGCACCGAGGGCACCTACTGGGGCATGCTGCTCGGCCTGGTCCTGATGGGCATCGGCCTCGCGGTCTCCAACCCGGCCATGGCCAACGCGATCATGAGCGCCATCCCGCCGGAGAAGGCCGGTGTCGGCGCCGGTGTGAACGGCACCCTCGCGGAGTTCGGCAACGGCCTCGGCGTCGCCGTCCTCGGCGCGGTCCTCAACGCGCGCTTCGCCGCCCTCGTCACCGTCACCGCGACCTCCCTGCCGGCCGCGCTTGCCGCGGCGGGCAGCGACGCCGAGCGCGGGCAGATCTCCGACGCCTTCGCCACCGGTCTGCAGACCAGCCAGGTGGTCGGCGCGATCGCCGTCTTCGCCGGCGGTCTGCTCGCGGCGGCCCTGCTCCGGCGCGCCGAGCGGGCCGAGGCCCGTCCGGCCGCCGCACCGGCCGCGGAGCCGGTGGAAGCGGCCCGCATACCGGCTGCTGAATAG
- a CDS encoding ArnT family glycosyltransferase — MTSPNALVRLRRSWRGRTEDAPWVRPALLGLLLATAALYLWNLSASGYANSFYSAAVQAGGESWKALFFGSLDSANAITVDKPPAALWPMALSVRLFGLGSWQILVPEVLMGVATVAVLYAAVRRRFGAGAGLIAGAVLALTPVAALMFRFNNPDALLALLMTVAVYCVLRALELDRGAGRWLVWAGVALGFAFLAKTLQAFLILPVLALVYVVCAPGGLGRRLGRLGLGGLALLVSAGWWVALVELWPKSSRPYVGGSQNNSFLELTFGYNGLGRINGNEVGSVGGGGARGGGGRMTMELPAGVELPGGAGGPGGGRGAGGGGWGETGLGRMFSEQIGGQISWLLPAALILLVAGLVVTWRAARTDTARSAFLVWGGSLLLTTGVFSFMAGIFHEYYTVAMAPYIAALIGMGAAVLWEERAHLLASAALAGTVAATAVWGWVLLGRTPDWLPWLRWAVLVAGCAAALGLLLAGRLDRRFGLALAGLGLAAGLAGPFAYTLATVADGHQGSIVTAGPSGAARGGPGGMGGNGRMFVLYGPGPGPGGGQAPGGQVPGGRGGPGMGQTPGGPGENQGGPGGGMGGLLNGASVGTEAKEKLLADADSYTWVAAAIGAQNAASYQLATEKPVMAIGGFNGSDPSPTLAQFKQYVAEGKIHYFIASGGGMGGGMGGGSEISSWVEETFEKVTVGNATFYDLTGKA; from the coding sequence ATGACCTCCCCGAACGCGCTTGTACGTCTACGGCGCTCCTGGCGCGGGCGGACCGAGGACGCACCCTGGGTGCGCCCCGCCCTCCTCGGCCTGCTGCTCGCCACCGCCGCCCTCTACCTCTGGAACCTGAGCGCGAGCGGCTACGCCAACTCCTTCTACTCGGCGGCCGTGCAGGCCGGCGGCGAGAGCTGGAAGGCCCTCTTCTTCGGCTCGCTCGACTCCGCCAACGCCATCACCGTCGACAAGCCGCCGGCCGCGCTGTGGCCGATGGCGCTGTCCGTCCGGCTCTTCGGGCTCGGCTCGTGGCAGATCCTGGTGCCCGAGGTGCTGATGGGCGTGGCCACGGTCGCGGTCCTGTACGCGGCCGTCCGGCGCCGGTTCGGCGCGGGCGCCGGGCTCATCGCGGGCGCGGTCCTCGCCCTCACGCCGGTCGCCGCGCTGATGTTCCGCTTCAACAACCCGGACGCGCTGCTCGCGCTGCTGATGACCGTCGCCGTCTACTGCGTGCTCCGCGCCCTGGAGCTGGACAGGGGCGCGGGGCGGTGGCTGGTGTGGGCCGGGGTGGCGCTCGGGTTCGCGTTCCTGGCGAAGACCCTGCAGGCCTTCCTGATCCTGCCGGTCCTCGCCCTGGTGTACGTGGTGTGCGCGCCGGGCGGTCTGGGCCGCAGGCTCGGCCGGCTGGGCCTGGGCGGGCTCGCGCTGCTCGTGTCGGCGGGCTGGTGGGTGGCCCTGGTCGAGCTGTGGCCGAAGTCCTCCCGGCCGTACGTCGGCGGCTCGCAGAACAACAGCTTCCTTGAGCTGACCTTCGGCTACAACGGCCTGGGCCGCATCAACGGCAACGAGGTCGGGAGTGTCGGCGGCGGTGGTGCCCGGGGCGGCGGGGGGCGCATGACGATGGAGCTCCCGGCGGGTGTGGAGCTGCCGGGCGGCGCCGGTGGTCCGGGCGGCGGGCGCGGGGCCGGGGGCGGCGGCTGGGGTGAGACGGGCCTCGGCCGGATGTTCAGCGAGCAGATCGGCGGTCAGATCTCCTGGCTGCTCCCGGCCGCGCTGATCCTCCTCGTCGCCGGCCTCGTGGTCACCTGGCGGGCGGCGCGCACCGACACGGCGCGCTCGGCGTTCCTGGTGTGGGGCGGCTCGCTGCTCCTGACGACGGGCGTCTTCAGCTTCATGGCCGGCATCTTCCACGAGTACTACACGGTGGCGATGGCCCCGTACATCGCGGCTCTCATCGGCATGGGCGCGGCCGTGCTGTGGGAGGAGCGGGCGCATCTGCTCGCCTCGGCGGCGCTGGCCGGCACGGTCGCGGCGACGGCGGTGTGGGGCTGGGTGCTGCTCGGGCGTACGCCGGACTGGCTGCCGTGGCTGCGCTGGGCGGTGCTCGTCGCCGGGTGCGCGGCGGCCCTCGGGCTGCTGCTCGCGGGGCGGCTCGACCGGCGGTTCGGGCTCGCCCTGGCGGGCCTCGGTCTCGCGGCGGGGCTCGCGGGCCCCTTCGCGTACACCTTGGCGACGGTCGCCGACGGGCATCAGGGCTCGATCGTGACGGCGGGCCCGAGCGGCGCGGCGCGCGGCGGCCCCGGCGGCATGGGCGGCAACGGCCGGATGTTCGTCCTGTACGGGCCGGGGCCGGGGCCGGGCGGGGGGCAGGCTCCCGGGGGCCAGGTTCCGGGCGGCCGGGGCGGTCCGGGCATGGGCCAGACCCCCGGCGGTCCTGGTGAGAACCAGGGCGGTCCCGGCGGCGGCATGGGCGGTCTCCTCAACGGCGCGAGCGTCGGCACCGAGGCCAAGGAGAAGCTCCTCGCCGACGCCGACTCCTACACCTGGGTCGCCGCCGCCATCGGAGCCCAGAACGCGGCCAGTTACCAGCTCGCCACCGAGAAGCCGGTGATGGCGATCGGCGGCTTCAACGGCAGCGATCCGTCGCCGACCCTCGCGCAGTTCAAGCAGTACGTGGCCGAGGGGAAGATCCACTACTTCATCGCGTCCGGCGGCGGCATGGGCGGAGGAATGGGCGGCGGCAGCGAGATCTCGTCCTGGGTCGAGGAGACCTTCGAGAAGGTCACGGTCGGCAACGCCACGTTCTACGACCTGACCGGCAAGGCCTGA
- a CDS encoding antibiotic biosynthesis monooxygenase, with protein MTQSLVAGLEPPYYTAVFTSLRSDDFTEVEGSAEAYAATNARMHELVQDVPGFLGYESARTPGGLGITVAYFRDLEGLAAWRREPEHAEAQRRGREEWYSAYSLHIGKVERSHAFVRP; from the coding sequence ATGACCCAGAGCCTGGTGGCGGGCCTCGAACCGCCCTACTACACCGCTGTCTTCACCTCCCTCCGCTCCGACGACTTCACCGAGGTCGAGGGCTCCGCCGAGGCGTACGCCGCGACCAACGCGCGCATGCACGAGCTCGTCCAGGACGTGCCCGGCTTCCTCGGCTACGAGTCCGCCCGCACCCCCGGCGGCCTCGGCATCACCGTCGCCTACTTCCGCGACCTGGAAGGCCTCGCCGCCTGGCGGCGAGAGCCCGAGCACGCCGAGGCGCAGCGGCGCGGGCGCGAGGAGTGGTACTCCGCCTACAGCCTGCACATCGGGAAGGTCGAGCGGAGCCACGCCTTTGTCCGCCCCTGA
- a CDS encoding MDR family MFS transporter gives MATTAPATGAREARADSSGAPMTHRQIMEALSGLLLGMFVAILSSTIVSNALPQIITDLGGGQSAYTWVVTAALLSMTATTPLWGKLADLFSKKLLVQIALIIYVAGSVVAGLSQNTGMLIACRVVQGIGVGGLTALSQIILAAMIAPRERGRYSGYLGAVFAVATVGGPLLGGVITDTEWLGWRWCFYVGVPFALIALFVLQKTLKLPVVKRQVKVDWAGAFFISAAVSLLLIWVTFAGDKYDWMSWQTVAMVGGSVLLGALFLLIESRAAEPIIPLRLFRNRTITLASTASLFVGVAMFAGTVFFSQYFQLARNESPTMSGVLTIPMIGGLFVSSTVSGMIITKTGRWKAWLVSGGALAAGGLGLLGTIRYDTEYWHIAIFMAVLGLGLGMMMQNLVLCTQNQVAPSDLGAASSTVTFFRSLGGAIGVSALGAIMAHRVTDYVKDGLTELGPKAAAAMGQGGGIPDMDKLPAPIRTVMESAYGHGVGDVFLYSAPFALLAFLVTLFIKEVALKSNTTVKADEVTDKVAK, from the coding sequence ATGGCTACCACCGCACCTGCCACGGGTGCACGGGAGGCCCGGGCCGACAGCTCCGGCGCCCCGATGACGCACCGGCAGATCATGGAGGCGCTGTCCGGGCTCCTGCTCGGCATGTTCGTCGCCATCCTGTCCTCGACGATCGTCTCCAACGCCCTCCCGCAGATCATCACCGACCTCGGCGGCGGCCAGTCCGCCTACACCTGGGTCGTCACCGCCGCCCTCCTCTCGATGACGGCGACCACCCCGCTCTGGGGCAAGCTCGCGGACCTCTTCTCCAAGAAGCTCCTGGTCCAGATAGCCCTGATCATCTACGTCGCCGGCTCGGTCGTCGCCGGTCTCTCCCAGAACACCGGCATGCTCATCGCCTGCCGCGTCGTCCAGGGCATCGGCGTCGGCGGTCTGACCGCCCTCTCCCAGATCATCCTGGCCGCCATGATCGCCCCGCGTGAGCGCGGCCGGTACAGCGGCTACCTCGGCGCCGTCTTCGCCGTCGCCACCGTCGGCGGCCCGCTGCTCGGCGGCGTCATCACCGACACCGAGTGGCTCGGCTGGCGCTGGTGCTTCTACGTCGGCGTGCCCTTCGCGCTCATCGCGCTGTTCGTCCTGCAGAAGACCCTCAAGCTCCCCGTCGTGAAGCGCCAGGTCAAGGTCGACTGGGCCGGCGCCTTCTTCATCAGCGCCGCCGTCTCCCTGCTCCTCATCTGGGTCACCTTCGCCGGCGACAAGTACGACTGGATGTCCTGGCAGACCGTCGCCATGGTCGGCGGCTCCGTCCTCCTCGGCGCCCTGTTCCTCCTCATCGAGTCCCGCGCCGCCGAGCCGATCATCCCGCTGCGCCTGTTCCGCAACCGCACGATCACGCTCGCCTCCACGGCCTCCCTCTTCGTCGGCGTCGCGATGTTCGCCGGCACGGTCTTCTTCAGCCAGTACTTCCAGCTGGCCCGCAACGAGTCGCCGACCATGTCCGGCGTCCTCACCATCCCGATGATCGGCGGCCTGTTCGTCTCCTCGACGGTCTCCGGCATGATCATCACCAAGACCGGCCGCTGGAAGGCCTGGCTGGTCAGCGGCGGCGCCCTTGCCGCCGGCGGCCTCGGCCTGCTCGGCACGATCCGTTACGACACCGAGTACTGGCACATCGCGATCTTCATGGCGGTCCTCGGCCTCGGCCTCGGCATGATGATGCAGAACCTGGTCCTCTGCACCCAGAACCAGGTCGCCCCCTCCGACCTCGGCGCCGCCTCCTCCACGGTCACCTTCTTCCGCTCCCTCGGCGGTGCGATCGGTGTCTCGGCGCTCGGCGCGATCATGGCCCACCGGGTCACCGACTACGTCAAGGACGGCCTGACCGAGCTCGGCCCCAAGGCCGCGGCGGCCATGGGCCAGGGCGGCGGCATCCCCGACATGGACAAGCTGCCGGCCCCGATCCGTACGGTCATGGAGAGCGCGTACGGCCACGGCGTGGGCGACGTGTTCCTCTACTCGGCGCCCTTCGCGCTGCTCGCCTTCCTCGTGACCCTGTTCATCAAGGAGGTCGCGCTGAAGAGCAACACCACGGTGAAGGCCGACGAGGTGACCGACAAGGTCGCCAAGTAA
- a CDS encoding amidohydrolase family protein gives MSAPDAEAVRVRAWAGRLGLPGLVDVHTHFMPRNVLDKVWAYFDSAGPLTGRPWPITYREEEQRRVELLREFGVRAFTSMLYPHKPGMAGWLNDWAADFAARVPDCLHTATFFPEPGAADDVRRALDRGARVFKAHVQVGAYDPNDPLLDAVWGTLEEAGTPVVIHCGSGPAPGPYTGPGPIGRLLARHPRLRLIIAHMGMPEYGDFLDLAERYEHVHLDTTMAFTDFSEGLAPFPATAAELKRLDGLRERILLGTDFPNIPYPYGHQLDALERLGLGDDWLRAVCHDNGARLFGLPPG, from the coding sequence TTGTCCGCCCCTGACGCGGAGGCGGTACGCGTACGGGCCTGGGCCGGGCGCCTCGGGCTGCCCGGGCTCGTCGACGTCCACACCCACTTCATGCCGCGCAACGTCCTCGACAAGGTGTGGGCCTACTTCGACTCCGCCGGGCCGCTCACCGGCCGCCCCTGGCCCATCACGTACCGGGAGGAGGAGCAGCGGCGGGTCGAGCTCCTGCGGGAGTTCGGCGTCCGGGCCTTCACCTCGATGCTCTACCCGCACAAGCCCGGCATGGCCGGCTGGCTCAACGACTGGGCCGCCGACTTCGCCGCCCGCGTCCCCGACTGCCTGCACACCGCGACCTTCTTCCCCGAGCCCGGCGCCGCCGACGACGTCCGGCGCGCCCTCGACCGGGGCGCCCGGGTCTTCAAGGCGCACGTCCAGGTCGGTGCCTACGACCCCAACGACCCGCTGCTCGACGCCGTGTGGGGCACGCTGGAGGAGGCCGGCACCCCGGTGGTGATCCACTGCGGCTCCGGGCCGGCCCCGGGGCCGTACACCGGTCCCGGCCCGATCGGGCGGCTGCTCGCCCGCCATCCGCGGCTGCGGCTGATCATCGCGCACATGGGCATGCCGGAGTACGGCGACTTCCTCGACCTCGCCGAGCGGTACGAGCACGTCCACCTCGACACCACCATGGCCTTCACCGACTTCAGCGAGGGCCTCGCGCCCTTCCCGGCGACGGCGGCGGAGCTCAAGCGGCTTGACGGGCTGCGCGAGCGGATCCTGCTCGGGACCGACTTCCCCAACATCCCCTATCCGTACGGGCACCAGCTCGACGCCCTCGAACGGCTCGGGCTCGGCGACGACTGGCTCCGGGCCGTCTGCCACGACAACGGCGCCCGGCTGTTCGGCCTCCCGCCCGGGTAA
- a CDS encoding TetR/AcrR family transcriptional regulator — MVKAADRAKNPARSSVWLESRAARSGGGPTGLDRARIVGTSIKMLDDEGLAKLSMRKLATELNVTAMSLYWYVDTKDDIIEYAVDTCYGEVDLGAVDAAGDWRERIRVLAQDYRQMLVRHPWMSPCAGQYLNIGPHAIAVGTKIQEAIRDTGLPISRQPSAMSAVFQFVYGYGTIEGQFGRVAQQAGMSQDAFYNDSIKAFREDEQFMGALDGMTEILDERASHGSVDEIWDRDFDYALDVLIAGIEVMVERSRTEQASDA; from the coding sequence ATGGTCAAGGCAGCCGACAGGGCCAAGAATCCGGCGCGTTCCAGCGTCTGGCTGGAGAGTCGGGCCGCCCGCAGCGGCGGCGGCCCGACCGGGCTCGACCGGGCCCGGATCGTCGGCACCTCGATCAAGATGCTCGACGACGAGGGTCTGGCCAAGCTGTCCATGCGCAAGCTGGCGACCGAGCTGAACGTCACCGCGATGTCCCTGTACTGGTACGTGGACACCAAGGACGACATCATCGAGTACGCCGTCGACACCTGCTACGGCGAGGTCGACCTGGGCGCGGTCGACGCCGCCGGCGACTGGCGGGAGCGGATCCGCGTCCTCGCCCAGGACTACCGGCAGATGCTGGTGCGGCACCCGTGGATGTCGCCGTGCGCCGGTCAGTACCTGAACATCGGCCCGCACGCGATCGCCGTCGGGACCAAGATCCAGGAGGCGATCCGGGACACCGGACTGCCGATCTCCCGCCAGCCGAGCGCGATGTCGGCGGTCTTCCAGTTCGTCTACGGCTACGGCACGATAGAGGGCCAGTTCGGCCGGGTCGCGCAGCAGGCCGGGATGTCGCAGGACGCCTTCTACAACGACTCGATCAAGGCCTTCCGCGAGGACGAGCAGTTCATGGGCGCCCTGGACGGGATGACCGAGATCCTCGACGAGCGGGCCTCGCACGGCAGCGTCGACGAGATCTGGGACCGCGACTTCGACTACGCGCTCGACGTGCTGATCGCGGGCATCGAGGTCATGGTCGAGCGCAGCCGTACGGAACAGGCCTCGGACGCATGA
- a CDS encoding response regulator transcription factor produces MTATTPRSRTELLRPDGTAVRVLVVDDEASLAELLSMALRYEGWQVHSAGDGAGALKRAREFRPDVVVLDMMLPDMDGLAVLGRLRRELPEVPVLFLTAKDAVEDRIAGLTAGGDDYVTKPFSLEEVVARLRGLIRRSGAAAARAESLLTVGDLTLDEDSHEVTRGGDSIHLTATEFELLRFLMRNPRRVLSKAQILDRVWSYDFGGQANVVELYISYLRRKIDAGRSPMIHTRRGAGYLIKPGE; encoded by the coding sequence ATGACTGCGACCACCCCCCGTTCGCGTACCGAACTGCTGCGGCCCGACGGCACCGCCGTCCGCGTCCTCGTCGTCGACGACGAGGCCTCGCTCGCCGAGCTGCTCTCCATGGCCCTGCGCTACGAGGGCTGGCAGGTGCACAGCGCGGGCGACGGGGCCGGCGCGCTGAAGCGGGCCCGGGAGTTCCGGCCCGATGTCGTCGTGCTCGACATGATGCTGCCCGACATGGACGGCCTGGCCGTCCTCGGGCGGCTGCGGCGCGAGCTGCCCGAGGTGCCGGTGCTCTTCCTGACCGCGAAGGACGCGGTCGAGGACCGGATCGCCGGGCTCACGGCGGGCGGCGACGACTACGTCACGAAGCCGTTCAGCCTGGAGGAGGTCGTGGCCCGGCTCCGCGGCCTCATCCGGCGTTCCGGCGCCGCCGCGGCGCGCGCCGAGTCGCTGCTCACGGTCGGCGACCTCACCCTCGACGAGGACAGCCACGAGGTCACCCGCGGCGGCGACTCGATCCACCTCACCGCGACCGAGTTCGAGCTGCTGCGCTTCCTGATGCGCAACCCGCGCCGGGTGCTCAGCAAGGCGCAGATCCTGGACCGCGTGTGGTCGTACGACTTCGGCGGGCAGGCGAACGTCGTCGAGCTCTACATCTCCTACCTGCGGCGGAAGATCGACGCCGGGCGCAGCCCGATGATCCACACCCGGCGCGGGGCGGGATATCTGATCAAGCCCGGGGAATGA
- a CDS encoding glycosyltransferase encodes MRTLPAREHLPVGAAGPRRPVLDVVIPVYNEEKDLEPCVLRLHDHLSRTFPYAFRITVADNASTDTTPHVARALAARLPDSVRSVRLEEKGRGRALRTVWSASDAPVLAYMDVDLSTDLNALLPLVAPLISGHSDLAIGSRLARSSRVVRGPKREFISRAYNLILRGSLAARFSDAQCGFKAIRRDVAEQLLPMVEDTGWFFDTEMLVLAERAGLRIHEVPVDWVDDPDSTVHIVRTATDDLKGVWRVGRALATGSLPLDRLARPFGDDPRDRELTGVPGGLARQLVGFCVVGALSTLFYLVLYSLFRLGVGPQLANAAALLVSAVANTAANRRLTFGVRGRERAARHQAQGLVVFAIGLALTSGSLLALTAATGDPAHSTELAVLIVANLAATVVRFLLFRLWVFPAPERSNGTRTSR; translated from the coding sequence ATGCGAACGCTTCCCGCGCGGGAACACCTCCCGGTGGGCGCGGCCGGTCCCCGCCGGCCCGTCCTCGACGTGGTGATTCCCGTCTACAACGAGGAGAAGGACCTGGAGCCGTGCGTGCTGCGGCTCCACGACCACCTCTCCCGCACCTTCCCGTACGCCTTCCGGATCACGGTCGCCGACAACGCGTCCACCGACACCACCCCCCACGTGGCCCGGGCGCTCGCCGCCCGCCTCCCGGACTCCGTGCGCTCCGTGCGCCTGGAGGAGAAGGGCCGGGGCCGGGCGCTCCGTACGGTCTGGTCGGCGTCGGACGCCCCCGTCCTCGCGTACATGGACGTGGACCTGTCCACCGACCTCAACGCGCTCCTTCCGCTCGTCGCGCCGCTGATCTCCGGGCATTCCGACCTCGCGATCGGCTCGCGGCTCGCCCGCTCCTCCCGGGTGGTCCGCGGCCCGAAGCGGGAGTTCATCTCGCGGGCCTACAACCTGATCCTGCGCGGCTCGCTCGCCGCCCGCTTCTCGGACGCCCAGTGCGGTTTCAAGGCGATCCGGCGGGACGTGGCCGAACAGCTCCTCCCGATGGTCGAGGACACGGGGTGGTTCTTCGACACCGAGATGCTGGTGCTCGCCGAGCGGGCCGGGCTGAGGATCCACGAGGTGCCGGTGGACTGGGTCGACGACCCGGACTCGACCGTGCACATCGTCCGTACCGCCACCGACGACCTGAAGGGCGTGTGGCGGGTGGGGCGGGCGCTCGCGACCGGTTCGCTGCCGCTCGACCGGCTCGCCCGGCCCTTCGGCGACGACCCGCGCGACCGCGAACTGACCGGCGTACCGGGCGGGTTGGCCCGTCAGCTGGTCGGCTTCTGCGTGGTCGGCGCCCTCTCCACCCTCTTCTACCTCGTGCTCTACTCCCTCTTCCGGCTCGGCGTCGGCCCCCAACTCGCCAACGCCGCCGCGCTCCTCGTCTCCGCCGTCGCCAACACGGCCGCGAACCGCCGGCTCACCTTCGGCGTACGGGGCCGGGAGCGGGCCGCCCGCCACCAGGCGCAGGGGCTCGTCGTCTTCGCCATCGGCCTGGCCCTCACCAGCGGCTCGCTCCTCGCGCTCACCGCCGCGACCGGCGATCCGGCCCACTCCACCGAACTCGCCGTACTGATCGTCGCCAACCTGGCCGCGACCGTCGTGCGCTTCCTCCTCTTCCGCCTCTGGGTCTTCCCGGCCCCGGAGCGCTCCAACGGCACAAGGACCTCTCGATGA